One genomic window of Halolamina sediminis includes the following:
- a CDS encoding IS6 family transposase: MRNQELLKETLNTANVECWERERTATPVRAFAVRLHATGCSLRETKEILRLFGVERSHQAICQWVHRVADSVGDPPTAQPSRVAVDETAIKINGEWSWLYAAIDLDTKLILDVELFGRHGTDPAAAFLHGLREKHDLSDAVFLVDQFGYRTALSRLGLNGRVDYTDRNHIEKWFHTLKMRIDRFHNSWVGSRASAREWLEQFVHYYNYQRPHQSLDEQTPAEAVLN, translated from the coding sequence ATGCGAAACCAAGAACTGCTCAAAGAGACGTTGAACACAGCGAATGTTGAATGTTGGGAGCGAGAGCGGACGGCGACGCCCGTCAGGGCGTTCGCCGTCCGCCTCCACGCGACCGGCTGTTCGCTTCGAGAAACGAAAGAAATTCTCCGATTATTCGGCGTAGAACGCTCACATCAAGCGATCTGCCAATGGGTTCACCGAGTCGCTGATAGCGTCGGCGACCCGCCGACGGCGCAGCCGTCAAGGGTCGCAGTTGACGAGACCGCTATCAAAATCAATGGCGAATGGTCTTGGCTGTACGCTGCAATAGATCTCGACACAAAACTGATTCTTGATGTGGAGCTGTTCGGACGACATGGGACTGATCCAGCGGCTGCGTTCCTTCACGGACTCCGTGAGAAACACGATCTCTCCGACGCTGTGTTTCTCGTTGACCAGTTCGGGTATAGGACTGCCCTCTCTCGCTTAGGGCTCAACGGTCGGGTTGACTATACCGACCGAAACCACATCGAAAAGTGGTTTCACACCCTCAAAATGCGCATCGACCGTTTCCACAACTCCTGGGTCGGCAGTCGGGCAAGCGCACGCGAATGGCTTGAACAATTTGTGCATTACTACAACTACCAGAGACCGCATCAATCGCTCGACGAACAAACGCCAGCAGAAGCCGTGCTTAACTAG
- a CDS encoding ATP-binding protein, which translates to MAGALHRRYMSDSGDLGDFTDYVDDAEQSGATDGGDAATGDDPGRESDDAAEFERYGAEPAGADEGLGTVSVSQGLRVSQDGDETTLRAFITTGNRDSVRLGSYLLVPYPDDEVLFCSIAALEYAQEFQSDDATEIHARRQMRREEFEERDYKFMAELEPVAVIYEEGDELKRRMTDRVPKPGALAREASDEEQIKTGLKIPGDGVFLGHLSVGGEKVRTAAEPPTVDYRVKDDYADGDPLLFRHTLVAGGTGSGKTHASKNVLRQYLDEERAYPLDDGREVQPAVVQFDPQDEYAQMHDDNPGMSDAFARTLDREGIAHGGHDDTIALVPVEDGVSYGGENHRAEQVRFTIPFSVVKEYEMPWLVAGGGLNDNQYPALLTLLNRFFSDYGQEGTYEEFKRFLDDPGLKEELDESGRVHEATFDAVKRRVRGIPSGIFDQDARPITELDHELVRPGGLTVVPTYHLSTSRAKEMFVLAVSSLLVDDKLSNSPQSQRIKETPLVLGMDEAHNFLSDADTVQARKVVQKFTEAAKQGRKERLGLFLITQDPQDIAEPVFKQVNTKVVLNLGDEDAISSVNIPTELAQKVPYMEKGQMVVYSPDNSEPVELIGLSECVTRHGD; encoded by the coding sequence ATGGCGGGAGCCCTCCACCGCCGATACATGAGCGATTCGGGCGATCTCGGCGACTTCACCGACTACGTCGACGACGCCGAGCAGTCGGGGGCGACCGACGGCGGCGACGCGGCCACGGGGGACGACCCGGGCCGGGAGAGCGACGACGCGGCCGAGTTCGAGCGCTACGGCGCCGAGCCGGCGGGCGCCGACGAGGGGCTGGGCACCGTCTCCGTCTCGCAGGGGCTGCGCGTCTCCCAGGATGGCGACGAGACGACGCTGCGCGCCTTCATCACCACCGGGAACCGCGACTCGGTGCGGCTGGGGAGCTACCTGCTCGTCCCCTACCCCGACGACGAGGTGCTGTTCTGCTCGATCGCCGCGCTGGAGTACGCACAGGAGTTCCAGTCCGACGACGCCACCGAGATCCACGCGCGCCGGCAGATGCGCCGCGAGGAGTTCGAGGAGCGCGACTACAAGTTCATGGCCGAACTGGAGCCCGTCGCGGTCATCTACGAGGAGGGCGACGAACTCAAGCGCCGGATGACCGACCGCGTACCCAAGCCCGGCGCGCTCGCCCGCGAGGCCTCGGACGAGGAACAGATCAAGACGGGACTCAAGATCCCCGGCGACGGCGTGTTCCTCGGGCACCTCTCCGTGGGGGGCGAGAAGGTCCGCACCGCCGCGGAGCCGCCGACGGTCGACTACCGCGTGAAGGACGACTACGCCGACGGCGACCCGCTCCTCTTCCGCCACACGCTCGTCGCCGGCGGCACGGGCTCGGGGAAGACCCACGCCTCGAAGAACGTCCTCCGGCAGTACCTCGACGAGGAGCGCGCCTACCCCTTGGACGACGGCCGGGAGGTCCAGCCCGCGGTCGTGCAGTTCGACCCGCAGGACGAGTACGCCCAGATGCACGACGACAACCCCGGGATGAGCGACGCGTTCGCGCGCACGCTCGACCGCGAGGGGATCGCCCACGGCGGCCACGACGACACGATCGCGCTGGTGCCCGTCGAGGACGGCGTGAGCTACGGCGGCGAGAACCACCGCGCCGAGCAGGTGCGGTTCACCATCCCGTTCTCGGTCGTCAAAGAGTACGAGATGCCGTGGCTGGTCGCCGGTGGCGGGCTGAACGACAATCAGTACCCCGCGCTGCTGACGCTCCTGAACCGCTTCTTTAGCGACTACGGGCAGGAGGGCACGTACGAGGAGTTCAAGCGGTTCCTCGACGACCCCGGCCTCAAGGAGGAACTCGACGAGTCGGGCCGGGTCCACGAGGCGACGTTCGACGCCGTGAAGCGTCGGGTTCGAGGGATTCCTTCCGGGATCTTCGATCAGGATGCTCGACCGATCACCGAACTCGACCACGAGCTCGTCCGGCCGGGCGGGCTGACGGTGGTGCCGACGTACCACCTCTCGACCTCGCGGGCGAAGGAGATGTTCGTGCTCGCGGTCTCCTCGTTGCTGGTCGACGACAAGCTCTCGAACTCCCCGCAGAGCCAGCGCATCAAGGAGACGCCGCTGGTGCTCGGGATGGACGAGGCCCACAACTTCCTCTCCGACGCCGACACCGTGCAGGCCCGGAAAGTCGTCCAGAAGTTCACGGAGGCCGCGAAGCAGGGGCGGAAGGAGCGACTCGGGCTGTTCCTGATCACGCAGGACCCGCAGGACATCGCGGAGCCGGTGTTCAAGCAGGTGAACACGAAGGTCGTGTTGAACCTCGGCGACGAGGACGCGATCTCGTCGGTGAACATCCCGACGGAGTTGGCACAGAAGGTCCCCTACATGGAGAAGGGCCAGATGGTGGTGTACTCGCCGGACAACTCCGAGCCGGTGGAGCTGATCGGGCTGAGCGAGTGTGTCACCAGACACGGCGACTGA
- the cofD gene encoding 2-phospho-L-lactate transferase, which yields MVTFLAGGTGTPKLLSGDEHVFARDAVTVVGNTGDDVELGGLLVCPDLDTVLFDGGGVLDRETWWGIEGDSHETNAELFRLADAAGLEEGPRYLPDDAQTEGQEIARWRRFSGIAEFMTIGDRDRAVHITRTSLLEEGHSLTEATHTLADAFDLAIDLLPMSDDPVATMIQTPEGEMHFQEYWVANRADPSVEGVEFRGAETAEPTPEVEAALSGPVVIGPSNPVTSVGPIRSLPGVDRALGETPVVAVSPFCEDEAFSGPVADLMAGTGREPSTAGVAETYGFADAFVLDEADGTDLDRPVVRTDTKIDDPADAERVGRACALALAAVGAGLDSLGVAVDGPEALDGDDIDTSDLPALGGEP from the coding sequence ATGGTCACGTTCCTCGCCGGGGGGACCGGCACCCCCAAGCTGCTCTCCGGGGACGAGCACGTCTTCGCGCGCGACGCCGTCACCGTCGTCGGCAACACCGGCGACGACGTGGAGCTCGGCGGGCTGCTCGTCTGCCCGGACCTCGACACGGTGCTGTTCGACGGTGGCGGCGTGCTCGACCGCGAGACGTGGTGGGGGATCGAGGGCGACAGCCACGAGACGAACGCGGAACTGTTCCGGCTCGCCGACGCGGCCGGCCTCGAAGAAGGACCGCGCTACCTCCCCGACGATGCGCAGACTGAAGGCCAAGAGATCGCGCGCTGGCGGCGCTTCTCGGGGATCGCGGAGTTCATGACGATCGGTGACCGCGACCGCGCGGTCCACATCACCCGGACCTCGCTGCTCGAGGAGGGGCACTCGCTGACCGAGGCCACCCACACGCTCGCCGACGCGTTCGACCTCGCGATCGACCTGCTGCCGATGAGCGACGACCCCGTCGCGACGATGATCCAGACGCCCGAGGGCGAGATGCACTTTCAGGAGTACTGGGTCGCGAACCGAGCGGACCCTTCCGTCGAGGGCGTAGAGTTCCGGGGCGCGGAGACCGCCGAACCGACGCCAGAAGTCGAGGCTGCCCTCAGCGGCCCCGTCGTGATCGGCCCCTCCAACCCCGTCACCTCGGTCGGCCCGATTCGGTCGCTCCCGGGCGTCGACCGCGCGCTCGGGGAGACGCCGGTCGTCGCCGTCTCGCCGTTCTGCGAGGACGAGGCGTTCTCTGGCCCCGTCGCGGACCTGATGGCCGGCACCGGCCGCGAGCCGTCGACCGCCGGCGTCGCAGAGACGTACGGCTTCGCGGACGCGTTCGTGCTCGACGAGGCGGACGGCACCGACCTCGATCGCCCGGTCGTCCGGACCGACACGAAGATCGACGACCCCGCGGACGCCGAGCGCGTCGGTCGGGCCTGCGCGCTCGCGCTCGCCGCCGTCGGCGCGGGCCTAGACAGTCTCGGGGTCGCAGTCGATGGCCCTGAAGCACTGGACGGCGACGACATCGACACGAGCGATCTGCCCGCGCTCGGGGGTGAGCCGTGA
- a CDS encoding DNA double-strand break repair nuclease NurA, translating to MTLDPIHVDTIARIAASIAGTVDDSDHDDHADRAWGLLDPLREDGRIVVEPLAEPALRAAAIDDVALADRPFETTHGLDAGTLNPTGFKNGLLLDVAQAAMASAPTDLDLHRSRSMVATVHASDATREYGEEWRNYDEGYSRRKVLQVPAVSEFADEVTHELALYLAESSHALEHAEQVEELLLLDGPLYPKRLFNWESRDPALAEATKEAAPQAIVENYVRLVEQFVERGVPIAGFVKNPTSRFIVRTLSDRVPTPWTDDAALFTRLLEQRDDALDESADDPSAAREESDLTFTSWFRSRGSSDEPMSVDGDAMGIERRLEPECYEVTFCYLYDPRTDVTYKIEAPYAVTRDPETREALTTQLLSEVATERGPPEAIGKADELAKIGAGEKAAIRRKFEETFGSESRSTYDGLRWGEEE from the coding sequence GTGACGCTCGATCCTATCCACGTCGACACTATCGCCCGGATCGCGGCCTCCATCGCGGGCACCGTCGACGACTCCGACCACGACGACCACGCCGACCGCGCGTGGGGGCTGCTCGACCCGCTGCGGGAGGACGGCCGGATCGTGGTCGAACCGCTCGCCGAGCCGGCCCTCCGGGCCGCCGCGATCGACGACGTGGCGCTCGCGGACCGACCGTTCGAGACGACCCACGGGCTCGACGCGGGGACGCTCAACCCCACCGGGTTCAAGAACGGGCTGCTGCTCGACGTGGCACAGGCGGCGATGGCCTCGGCGCCGACGGATCTCGATCTCCACCGCTCGCGCTCGATGGTCGCGACCGTCCACGCCAGCGACGCCACCCGCGAGTACGGCGAGGAGTGGCGCAACTACGACGAGGGCTACAGCCGCCGGAAGGTGCTCCAAGTCCCGGCGGTGAGCGAGTTCGCCGACGAGGTGACCCACGAGCTCGCGCTGTATCTCGCGGAGTCCTCCCACGCGCTCGAACACGCCGAGCAGGTGGAGGAGCTACTGCTGCTCGATGGGCCGCTCTACCCCAAGCGGCTGTTCAACTGGGAGTCCCGCGACCCCGCGCTGGCGGAGGCCACGAAGGAGGCAGCGCCGCAGGCGATCGTCGAGAACTACGTCCGGCTGGTCGAGCAGTTCGTCGAGCGCGGCGTCCCGATCGCGGGGTTCGTGAAGAACCCCACCTCCCGGTTCATCGTCCGGACGCTCTCCGATCGCGTGCCGACGCCGTGGACCGACGACGCCGCGCTGTTCACCCGCCTGCTGGAGCAGCGCGACGACGCGCTCGACGAGAGCGCCGACGACCCGTCCGCTGCTCGGGAGGAGTCCGACCTCACGTTCACCTCGTGGTTCCGCTCCCGCGGGTCGTCCGACGAGCCGATGTCCGTCGACGGCGACGCGATGGGGATCGAGCGCCGACTGGAGCCGGAGTGTTACGAGGTGACGTTCTGCTACCTCTACGACCCGCGGACCGACGTGACGTACAAGATCGAGGCCCCCTACGCCGTCACGCGGGACCCCGAGACTCGCGAGGCGCTGACGACCCAGCTTCTGAGCGAGGTCGCGACCGAGCGCGGGCCGCCGGAGGCGATCGGGAAGGCCGACGAGCTCGCGAAGATCGGCGCCGGCGAGAAGGCGGCGATCCGCCGGAAGTTCGAGGAGACGTTCGGCAGCGAGTCGCGGTCGACGTACGACGGGCTGCGCTGGGGCGAGGAGGAGTAG
- a CDS encoding HD domain-containing protein, producing MNAIKDSVHDWITLSPVATDLLDTPAFQRLRHIKQLSTIRLVYPSASHTRFEHSLGVYHLAEQALTHLRVDGERADHVRAAALLHDVGHGPYGHQTEEVIMRRAGRHHDEIGDVIADTGIADVLREHDLSPSRVAALVRGEGELGQLVSGELDVDRMDYLVRDAHHTGVPYGSIDHGRLVRSLRYRDGELVLAEGNVRTAESLLLARGLMNGIVYRHHVSRIAGSMLERAAERLLDGENDVGIEEFARMADHDLLVALGEHVPDLGGRVERRDLYKRAVWADLSDTPAHLLELEHEDERAAEHDIAERAGVDESEVIVDVPRRPSMKESNARVVVDGVVQRLEEASGLVTAIRQTQRDSWRLGVYAPEQEREAVAEAAVDVLGLPERVQR from the coding sequence ATGAACGCGATCAAGGACTCCGTCCACGACTGGATCACCCTCTCCCCGGTTGCGACGGACCTGCTCGATACGCCGGCGTTCCAGCGGCTCCGGCACATCAAGCAGCTCTCGACGATCCGGCTCGTCTACCCCTCGGCCTCGCACACGCGCTTCGAGCACTCGCTGGGCGTCTACCACCTCGCCGAACAGGCGCTCACCCACCTCCGCGTCGACGGCGAGCGCGCGGATCACGTCCGCGCCGCCGCGCTGCTGCACGACGTGGGCCACGGCCCCTACGGTCACCAGACCGAGGAGGTGATCATGCGCCGCGCGGGCCGGCACCACGACGAGATCGGCGACGTGATCGCGGACACCGGAATCGCCGACGTGCTCCGGGAGCACGACCTCTCGCCGTCCCGCGTCGCCGCACTCGTCCGGGGCGAGGGCGAACTCGGCCAGCTCGTTTCGGGGGAACTCGACGTGGACCGGATGGACTACCTCGTCCGCGACGCCCACCACACCGGCGTCCCCTACGGCTCGATCGACCACGGGCGGCTGGTGCGGTCGCTGCGCTACCGCGACGGCGAACTGGTGCTCGCCGAGGGGAACGTCCGCACTGCGGAGTCGCTGCTGCTCGCCCGCGGGCTGATGAACGGGATCGTCTACCGCCACCACGTCTCCCGGATCGCGGGCTCGATGCTCGAACGCGCCGCAGAGCGCCTGCTCGATGGCGAGAACGACGTGGGGATCGAGGAGTTCGCCCGGATGGCCGACCACGATCTGCTGGTCGCGCTAGGCGAACACGTCCCCGACCTCGGCGGCCGGGTCGAGCGCCGGGATCTGTACAAGCGGGCGGTGTGGGCGGACCTCTCGGACACGCCCGCACACCTCCTCGAACTCGAACACGAGGACGAGCGCGCCGCCGAGCACGATATTGCGGAGCGCGCGGGCGTCGACGAGTCCGAAGTGATCGTCGACGTCCCCCGCCGGCCGTCGATGAAGGAGTCCAACGCCCGCGTGGTCGTCGATGGCGTGGTCCAGCGACTGGAGGAAGCCTCGGGGCTGGTCACCGCGATCCGACAGACACAGCGCGACAGCTGGCGGTTGGGCGTGTACGCGCCCGAGCAGGAGCGCGAGGCGGTCGCGGAAGCGGCCGTGGACGTGCTAGGGCTGCCCGAGCGCGTGCAGCGGTAA
- a CDS encoding nitroreductase family protein has translation MEFDDAVLTRRSVHEYSDESVAEETIEAVFERVRYSPSSYNLQPWEFLVLTEAKNRERLQEVAYGQAHVTDAPVAVAVLGNTDPSAHGEAVAEDQLQKGYLPNEEAKAGLLETIEGMADRDAETNRVWATKSTALAAMTLMHAARAEGLSTCPVGGFDPDALHEEFDVDEQYEPVMLVTMGHAAANAADTNTPRKFRRSVDDIVHREEFEPTEAELDEEVVTESFATQ, from the coding sequence ATGGAGTTCGACGACGCCGTCCTGACCCGCCGCAGCGTCCACGAGTACAGCGACGAGTCGGTCGCCGAGGAGACAATCGAGGCCGTCTTCGAGCGCGTCCGCTACAGCCCCTCCAGCTACAACCTCCAGCCGTGGGAGTTCCTCGTGCTGACCGAGGCGAAGAACCGCGAGCGCCTACAGGAGGTCGCCTACGGGCAGGCGCACGTCACCGACGCGCCCGTCGCCGTCGCGGTGCTGGGCAACACCGACCCCAGCGCCCACGGCGAGGCGGTCGCCGAGGACCAGCTCCAGAAGGGCTACCTCCCGAACGAGGAGGCCAAGGCGGGCCTGCTGGAGACGATCGAAGGGATGGCCGACCGCGACGCGGAGACCAACCGCGTCTGGGCCACCAAGAGCACCGCGCTGGCGGCGATGACGCTGATGCACGCCGCCCGCGCCGAGGGGCTGTCGACCTGTCCCGTCGGCGGCTTCGACCCCGACGCGCTTCACGAGGAGTTCGACGTCGACGAGCAGTACGAGCCGGTGATGCTGGTGACGATGGGCCACGCCGCGGCTAACGCCGCCGACACGAACACGCCCCGGAAGTTCCGCCGCTCCGTCGACGACATCGTCCACCGCGAGGAGTTCGAGCCGACGGAGGCCGAACTCGACGAGGAGGTCGTGACCGAGAGCTTCGCGACGCAGTAG
- a CDS encoding universal stress protein, which translates to MTKRILVAYDGTPQAEEALEFAIDEWDGHDITLLYVINPVEAGYSAGVGIPSGSEEWFEQSKADAEELFEEAGAEYDAEFRTEIAVGRPPQTIVEVAGGESDDVDAPAYDHLVVGSHGRTGVSRMLLGSVAEKVVRESPIPVTVVR; encoded by the coding sequence ATGACCAAGCGAATACTCGTCGCGTACGACGGGACGCCACAGGCCGAGGAAGCGCTGGAGTTCGCGATTGACGAGTGGGACGGCCACGACATCACGCTGCTGTACGTCATCAACCCCGTCGAGGCCGGCTACAGCGCCGGCGTCGGTATCCCCAGCGGCAGCGAGGAGTGGTTCGAGCAGTCCAAGGCGGACGCCGAGGAGCTGTTCGAGGAGGCCGGCGCCGAGTACGACGCCGAGTTCCGGACGGAGATCGCGGTCGGGCGCCCGCCCCAGACGATCGTCGAGGTCGCCGGCGGGGAGAGCGACGACGTCGACGCGCCGGCGTACGACCACCTCGTCGTCGGGAGCCACGGCCGCACCGGCGTCTCGCGCATGCTGCTCGGTAGCGTCGCCGAGAAGGTGGTCCGGGAGTCGCCGATCCCCGTCACGGTCGTCCGGTGA
- a CDS encoding 5,10-methylenetetrahydromethanopterin reductase: MPEPTPIRRGIELTPEHPVGRLAELAETAEAAGFDAAFVSSHYNNRDPFQALTAIAERTDSIRLGPGVANPHESHPVALASRMATLDEHSGGRGVFGIGPGDPSTLRNLGVDGDDRGLRSVLEAFKVAKRLWNGERVDHDGTFAAEDAGLNYEPPGELPVYVGGEGPHMCRMAAKHAEGLLFNGSHPRDLAWAADRVAEGLDERPDHRGEFDFLAYASVSVAADREAAREAARPPVAFIAAGAPEPVLARHDIDAERAAAVGERISEGAFTEAFERVTPAMIDAFAAAGTVEEVADRLAAVLDHADGVVCGSPLGPDLDAAVELASEALEEAEKQG; this comes from the coding sequence ATGCCCGAACCCACCCCCATCCGCCGCGGGATCGAACTCACCCCCGAACACCCCGTTGGCCGCCTCGCCGAGCTCGCCGAAACCGCCGAGGCGGCGGGGTTCGACGCCGCGTTCGTCTCCTCACACTACAACAACCGCGACCCGTTCCAGGCGCTCACGGCGATCGCCGAGCGAACCGACTCGATCCGGCTCGGCCCGGGGGTCGCCAACCCCCACGAGAGCCATCCCGTCGCGCTCGCGTCCCGAATGGCCACGCTTGACGAGCACTCGGGCGGCCGCGGCGTGTTCGGGATCGGCCCGGGCGACCCCTCGACGCTGCGGAACCTCGGCGTCGACGGCGACGATCGCGGCCTGCGCTCGGTGCTGGAGGCGTTCAAGGTCGCGAAGCGGCTCTGGAACGGCGAGCGCGTCGACCACGACGGCACGTTCGCCGCCGAGGACGCCGGCCTGAACTACGAGCCGCCGGGGGAGCTCCCCGTCTACGTCGGCGGGGAGGGGCCACACATGTGCCGGATGGCCGCGAAACACGCCGAGGGACTGCTGTTCAACGGCTCACACCCCCGGGACCTCGCGTGGGCGGCCGACCGGGTCGCGGAGGGGCTGGACGAGCGCCCCGACCACCGCGGCGAGTTCGACTTCCTCGCGTACGCCAGCGTGAGCGTCGCGGCCGATCGCGAGGCCGCCCGCGAGGCCGCACGGCCGCCCGTGGCGTTCATCGCCGCCGGCGCGCCCGAGCCGGTGCTCGCCCGGCACGACATCGACGCCGAGCGCGCTGCCGCGGTGGGCGAGAGGATCAGTGAGGGCGCCTTTACCGAGGCGTTCGAGCGCGTGACGCCAGCCATGATCGACGCCTTCGCCGCCGCGGGCACCGTCGAGGAGGTGGCCGACCGGCTGGCGGCGGTGTTGGATCACGCCGACGGCGTCGTCTGTGGCTCGCCGCTGGGGCCGGATCTCGACGCGGCGGTCGAGCTAGCCAGCGAGGCGCTGGAGGAGGCGGAGAAACAGGGCTGA
- the fni gene encoding type 2 isopentenyl-diphosphate Delta-isomerase, translated as MTAQDSSETEDRKDDHLQIVQDRDVETTGTGFDDVRLIHNALPELDYDAIDPSIDFLGHDLSAPIFIESMTGGHQNTTEINRALARAASETGIAMGLGSQRAGLELDDERVLESYTVVRDAAPDAFIYGNLGAAQLREYDIGMVEQAVEMIDADALAVHLNFLQEATQPEGDVDGRNCVAAIERVSEALSVPIIVKETGNGISGETARELTAAGVDAIDVAGKGGTTWSGIEAYRAAAANAPRQQRIGTLFREWGIPTAASTIECVTEHDCVIASGGVRTGLDVAKAIALGAHAGGLAKPFLKPATDGPDAVIERVEDLIAELRTAMFVTGSGSIDELQQVEYVLHGETREYVEQRTSSE; from the coding sequence ATGACGGCGCAGGACTCCTCGGAGACTGAAGACCGAAAGGACGACCACCTTCAAATCGTTCAGGATCGGGACGTCGAAACGACAGGGACGGGCTTCGACGACGTCCGACTCATCCATAACGCGCTTCCGGAACTTGATTACGACGCGATCGATCCCTCCATCGACTTCCTGGGTCACGACTTATCTGCCCCGATCTTCATCGAGAGCATGACTGGCGGGCACCAGAACACGACGGAGATTAATCGGGCGCTGGCCCGGGCCGCCAGCGAGACCGGCATCGCCATGGGTCTCGGTAGCCAGCGAGCGGGCCTCGAACTCGACGACGAACGCGTCCTCGAATCGTACACCGTCGTCCGCGATGCCGCGCCCGATGCGTTCATCTACGGGAACCTCGGCGCTGCACAGCTCCGAGAGTACGACATCGGAATGGTCGAGCAGGCAGTCGAAATGATCGACGCCGACGCGCTCGCGGTTCACCTGAACTTCCTTCAGGAAGCCACCCAACCTGAAGGCGATGTCGACGGGCGGAACTGTGTAGCTGCGATCGAACGAGTGTCCGAGGCACTCTCGGTGCCGATTATCGTCAAGGAAACGGGCAACGGAATTTCCGGAGAGACTGCTCGCGAGCTAACTGCGGCAGGCGTTGACGCGATCGACGTCGCTGGTAAAGGCGGAACGACGTGGTCCGGGATCGAAGCCTATCGCGCAGCAGCCGCGAACGCGCCGCGGCAGCAACGAATCGGCACGCTGTTCCGAGAATGGGGCATCCCGACCGCTGCAAGTACGATCGAGTGTGTTACCGAACACGACTGCGTAATTGCGAGTGGTGGTGTCCGAACGGGATTGGACGTGGCAAAAGCGATTGCCCTAGGTGCCCACGCCGGCGGGTTGGCGAAACCGTTCTTGAAACCAGCCACAGACGGGCCAGACGCTGTCATCGAACGGGTCGAAGACCTGATCGCCGAGCTGCGGACAGCGATGTTCGTCACCGGCTCGGGGTCGATCGATGAACTTCAGCAGGTAGAATACGTGTTGCACGGAGAGACACGCGAGTACGTGGAACAACGAACCAGTAGCGAGTAG
- a CDS encoding universal stress protein: protein MYRRILIPTDGTAPSELAVEEIVDAAVDYGAELIVMGTQGRTGFSRIATAGSTAERVVRLTAIPTLVVGGVGAGAE, encoded by the coding sequence ATGTACCGCCGAATACTGATCCCGACGGACGGGACCGCCCCCAGCGAACTGGCCGTCGAGGAGATCGTCGACGCCGCCGTCGACTACGGCGCGGAGCTGATCGTGATGGGGACACAGGGCCGGACCGGGTTCTCCAGGATCGCCACCGCCGGGAGCACGGCCGAGCGGGTCGTCCGACTCACGGCGATCCCGACGCTGGTAGTCGGCGGAGTGGGCGCCGGAGCCGAGTAG
- a CDS encoding DUF7113 family protein, which translates to MIYVHGRGGGTALTGTLFERGEEPPSYKGAPDEDAAYVWVCDTFYQVESGGSAIEIDGEEIRVAFESPMPRGFDTREQALSAAREHIRTQFARIGVEDVEIDVEKETPA; encoded by the coding sequence ATGATTTACGTCCACGGTCGCGGCGGCGGGACCGCCCTCACCGGCACGCTGTTCGAGCGCGGCGAGGAGCCCCCGTCGTACAAGGGTGCCCCCGACGAGGACGCCGCCTACGTCTGGGTGTGTGACACGTTCTACCAGGTCGAGAGCGGCGGTTCGGCCATCGAGATCGACGGCGAGGAGATCCGGGTGGCGTTCGAGTCGCCGATGCCGCGGGGGTTCGACACCCGCGAGCAGGCGCTTTCGGCGGCGCGGGAGCACATCCGCACGCAGTTCGCCCGGATCGGCGTGGAGGACGTGGAGATCGACGTGGAGAAGGAGACACCGGCGTAG
- a CDS encoding coenzyme F420-0:L-glutamate ligase: MELFAVSDLPEIRAGDDLAAMIAERVDLRPDDVVCVASTVVSKAEGRTADLEEFPAGPRAKEIARNLEEISGDEKDPRFAQAVLENSTDVVMDEPFILTEAPFGHVSVNAGIDRSNVPDHDLLLLPERPSQSAERIHGNLPESPPVIVTDTSGRPFRHGQRGVAIGWAGMPASRDWRGETDRDGHELQVTVQSVVDELAGAANLLSGEGDGGDPVVVVRDWAFGDHDGSDNMFREMRGDFVRQALRGWKYED, encoded by the coding sequence ATGGAGCTGTTCGCCGTCTCCGACCTCCCGGAGATACGGGCGGGCGACGATCTGGCCGCGATGATCGCCGAGCGGGTCGACCTCCGGCCCGACGACGTGGTCTGTGTCGCCTCGACCGTCGTCTCCAAGGCCGAGGGCCGGACCGCCGACCTGGAGGAGTTCCCCGCCGGCCCGCGGGCGAAGGAGATCGCCCGGAACCTGGAGGAGATCTCCGGCGACGAGAAGGACCCGCGGTTCGCACAGGCCGTCCTCGAGAACAGTACCGACGTGGTGATGGACGAGCCGTTCATCCTCACCGAGGCGCCCTTTGGCCACGTCAGCGTCAACGCCGGGATCGACCGCTCGAACGTCCCGGACCACGACCTCCTCCTGCTGCCCGAACGACCGAGTCAGTCCGCCGAGCGCATTCACGGGAACCTCCCCGAGTCGCCGCCCGTGATCGTCACCGACACCTCCGGCCGGCCGTTCCGCCACGGCCAGCGCGGCGTTGCGATCGGCTGGGCGGGGATGCCCGCCTCCCGGGACTGGCGCGGCGAGACCGACCGCGACGGCCACGAACTGCAGGTGACCGTCCAGAGCGTCGTCGACGAGCTCGCGGGCGCCGCCAACCTCCTCTCCGGCGAGGGTGACGGCGGCGACCCGGTCGTCGTCGTCCGGGACTGGGCGTTCGGCGACCACGACGGCAGCGACAACATGTTCCGCGAGATGCGCGGGGACTTCGTGCGCCAAGCGCTACGTGGCTGGAAGTACGAGGACTGA